ggagggagattctgtcactTTATACACTGATCTTACTGAAATATATGAAGATGACCACATACTGTGGAAATATGGAGCTGAAAACTTTCTGATAGCTCTAATGAATAGAGCTGCTGGAATCTTCAACACATCTGATGCTcctgatgggagattcagagacagactgaagctggacgatcaaactggatctctgaccatcacaaacatcacaacTGAACATGCTGGAGTTTATAAACTAGAGATAAGGGCAGTGAAACGAtcatcaaaaacattcaatgtTTCTGTCTATGGTGAGTAGAGATCAATTGTCTCCTTcaaatattcttattttatttttcacataaaatgttataatttgAGGTCACTGTGATAACACTAAACACTTAAACACATCGAATGGAACATTGTTGATTAGATTTATCCAGATTTGTTTATTCTCTGATGTCTTTcagctcgtctgcctgttcctgtcatcagcagtaactcttcacaatgttcttcatcatcatcatcatcatcatcatcaaattgttcattggtgtgttcagctgtgaatgtgggtcatgtgactctctcctggtacaaaggaaacagtttattgtccagcatcagtgtgtctgatctcagcatcagtctctctctacctctggaggtggaatatcaggataaaaacacctacagctgtgtgctgaacaatcccatcagcaaccagactcaacatctggacatcactcaactctgtcacacatgttcAGGTACGACAGCAACGATAATATTCACTGAATAATTTGTTGGTTCTACCGAGGTTGATACTTTAAGATGCCTGAAATGATGACTGagcttctgtcatcatttactcatgtcttTCTTAGCAGTTTTTGcatcttctttttcttcttctgtggagcaTAAAAGATTATCTTTTTTGAGTTCATGACAGAATAAAGTCAGCTTGTTGAAAATCTCAATTCtattttatcattgttttttttttttcagaaggcCACGCCCACTGTTGTGATTCTGTTGAAGTTGTGCTCCGATTGGTCGTCACTGCTCTGATGGGCGTGGCTGCTGCGGCTGCTGCTGTTCTTCTGATCAATGACGTCAGATCTACAAGAGGTAGAACGGAGAAAACAGAACAGATGTCAtaaatattgtgacatatatggGAGTTTTAAT
The DNA window shown above is from Ctenopharyngodon idella isolate HZGC_01 chromosome 10, HZGC01, whole genome shotgun sequence and carries:
- the LOC127519858 gene encoding SLAM family member 5-like, which produces MVHLFILCYMWHMAGVFGDSVSVMEGDSVTLYTDLTEIYEDDHILWKYGAENFLIALMNRAAGIFNTSDAPDGRFRDRLKLDDQTGSLTITNITTEHAGVYKLEIRAVKRSSKTFNVSVYARLPVPVISSNSSQCSSSSSSSSSSNCSLVCSAVNVGHVTLSWYKGNSLLSSISVSDLSISLSLPLEVEYQDKNTYSCVLNNPISNQTQHLDITQLCHTCSEGHAHCCDSVEVVLRLVVTALMGVAAAAAAVLLINDVRSTRGRTEKTEQMS